One region of Asterias rubens chromosome 5, eAstRub1.3, whole genome shotgun sequence genomic DNA includes:
- the LOC117290110 gene encoding gastrin/cholecystokinin type B receptor-like, translating to MDALTTSAMTQKDIDVSTASYLTGGEAAGGSSDADAGQQGWGVGGIENSLPIRIFYTIIACLGITGNFVVIFALIRVPSLRNCTSYFIMHLAFSDLVTSFWVIPFHMLSVEATASVPDGFGGELLCRVFFNKYPLWLTIFASAYSMLCVTMERFFAIVYPLKYKSLFTPCRTAPMMVCCWLVGAGSNWFFFYNYDYVSGKGCVFVPWPSKAVNAVIGVYIFAVVYFIPITTMLGAHWKMIKALKRQASFLKGKASTGGADKKKAWQLEVAQELSRMLLVVVLTYAACWLPNQAIFLAFNLGAPVSFTSLPYHFSVMLALCNSCINPFIYTYKNKRFRDGVRIALGMRSVGAVGPERSRAAEATPAGDVATTTATRQSVI from the exons ATGGATGCTCTGACAACCTCTGCAATGACACAAAAAGACATTGATGTAAGTACGGCCTCCTACCTCACAGGCGGGGAGGCAGCGGGCGGTAGCAGCGACGCGGATGCCGGGCAGCAGGGCTGGGGAGTCGGTGGTATAGAAAACAGTCTCCCTATTCGTATATTCTACACCATTATAGCTTGCCTTGGAATAACCGGTAACTTCGTGGTCATCTTCGCTCTGATCCGTGTCCCATCCCTACGCAACTGCACCAGTTACTTCATCATGCATCTTGCCTTCTCCGATCTCGTCACGTCCTTCTGGGTGATCCCATTCCATATGCTCTCAGTAGAGGCGACAGCCAGCGTGCCGGACGGGTTCGGAGGCGAGCTGCTGTGCCGTGTGTTTTTCAATAAGTACCCGCTGTGGCTGACGATATTTGCCTCGGCGTACAGCATGCTCTGCGTCACCATGGAGCGTTTCTTTGCCATTGTGTACCCTCTCAAGTACAAGTCCCTCTTCACACCGTGTAGAACTGCTCCCATGATGGTTTGCTGTTGGCTGGTTGGCGCTGGTTCCAACTGGTTCTTTTTCTACAACTACGATTATGTGAGCGGGAAGGGTTGTGTTTTTGTACCGTGGCCTAGCAAAGCCGTCAATGCCGTTATTGGGGTGTACATCTTCGCCGTGGTTTATTTCATCCCCATCACTACGATGCTGGGGGCACATTGGAAGATGATTAAGGCGTTGAAAAGACAAGCATCGTTTCTCAAAGGAAAAG CATCAACCGGGGGTGCGGACAAGAAAAAAGCTTGGCAGCTCGAAGTCGCTCAAGAGCTGAGCCGCATGCTCCTGGTGGTGGTGCTAACCTACGCGGCATGTTGGCTTCCAAACCAGGCCATCTTCCTGGCCTTCAACCTTGGAGCCCCTGTGTCCTTCACGTCTCTCCCGTACCACTTCTCCGTCATGCTGGCTCTTTGCAACTCCTGCATCAATCCTTTCATCTACACCTACAAGAATAAACGGTTCCGGGACGGGGTGAGAATCGCACTTGGGATGAGGTCAGTGGGTGCCGTTGGTCCGGAGCGATCGCGGGCGGCCGAAGCGACACCGGCGGGAGATGTGGCCACTACTACAGCAACAAGGCAATCAGTGATATAG